One genomic window of Lentimicrobiaceae bacterium includes the following:
- a CDS encoding toxin-antitoxin system YwqK family antitoxin, whose amino-acid sequence MFKKQIIIVVLLSILFSVSAQNTINDTLSNGFVTFYYPESKIISSQGYMKDGQPDGYWKNFYQNGVIKSEGNRKNFLLDSTWKFYDDSGRLLVSINYKNDKKNGIKTTYRQGEVIEENFFNDVKEGFTHFYHANGKIRISINFQNGLEQGSSVEYDTSGNIISFFKYKNGILVDRERINRSDSKGYKQGKWKYFYDNLVVKEEGNYKNDKKNGYFKSYDKEGNLLSVKKYINDVEQTEAPEVADIKVKTDYYPDGTVKTVGLYKNDVPEGVRTEYNEQGEVTQSYVFSKGIITSQGIVDVLGKKQGEWQHFYEDGSLKSYGSYSNDKPIGNWKYFYPDGKVESEGAYTNKGNLNGLWKWYYEDGSIRRIENYFDGLQDGEYIEYNEKGEIIVSGNYEMGLEEGKWSFVGDNFKETGEYKGGAKFGEWITYYSDGTIKFKGEYIDNNLNGKVVWYWSNGKPKDVGYYNNGRKHGNYTYYNEDGTVFLIVTYRNNVEVLYDGVKIKPPFTDE is encoded by the coding sequence ATGTTTAAGAAGCAAATAATTATCGTTGTTTTATTGTCAATACTTTTTTCGGTATCGGCTCAAAATACTATCAACGACACCTTAAGCAACGGGTTTGTTACTTTTTATTATCCCGAATCCAAAATAATATCAAGTCAGGGTTACATGAAAGACGGTCAGCCCGACGGATATTGGAAAAATTTTTATCAAAACGGCGTAATTAAATCTGAAGGAAATAGAAAAAATTTTTTATTGGACAGCACTTGGAAATTTTACGACGATTCTGGTCGATTGTTAGTATCTATAAATTATAAAAACGACAAAAAAAACGGTATAAAAACTACTTACCGACAAGGCGAAGTAATTGAAGAAAATTTTTTCAACGATGTAAAAGAAGGCTTTACGCATTTCTATCATGCAAACGGCAAAATCAGAATATCAATTAATTTTCAAAACGGATTGGAGCAAGGTTCGTCGGTTGAGTATGATACTTCAGGAAATATAATTTCTTTCTTTAAATACAAAAATGGTATTCTTGTAGATAGAGAACGTATCAACCGCAGCGATTCCAAAGGCTACAAACAAGGCAAGTGGAAATATTTTTACGATAATTTGGTCGTGAAAGAAGAAGGCAATTACAAAAACGATAAAAAAAACGGATATTTCAAGTCTTACGACAAAGAAGGTAACTTACTATCGGTAAAAAAATACATCAACGATGTTGAGCAAACCGAAGCGCCAGAAGTAGCCGACATTAAAGTAAAAACCGATTATTATCCTGACGGAACTGTAAAAACAGTCGGCTTGTACAAAAACGATGTTCCCGAAGGTGTGCGAACCGAGTATAATGAGCAGGGAGAAGTTACACAATCGTATGTGTTTTCAAAGGGAATAATAACTTCGCAAGGTATTGTCGATGTTTTAGGTAAAAAGCAAGGCGAATGGCAACATTTTTATGAAGACGGCTCTTTAAAATCGTATGGAAGTTACAGCAATGACAAGCCTATCGGTAATTGGAAATATTTTTACCCCGACGGAAAAGTTGAGTCGGAAGGAGCCTACACCAATAAAGGCAACTTGAACGGTTTATGGAAATGGTATTACGAAGACGGTAGCATCAGACGTATAGAAAACTATTTCGATGGACTGCAAGACGGCGAATATATTGAGTACAACGAGAAAGGCGAAATTATTGTTAGCGGAAATTACGAAATGGGATTGGAAGAAGGAAAATGGAGTTTTGTAGGCGATAATTTTAAGGAAACCGGCGAATACAAAGGCGGAGCAAAATTCGGAGAGTGGATTACCTACTACAGCGATGGCACTATAAAATTTAAAGGCGAGTACATCGACAACAACCTTAACGGAAAAGTGGTTTGGTACTGGAGCAACGGCAAACCCAAAGATGTTGGCTACTACAACAACGGTCGCAAACACGGAAACTACACGTACTACAACGAAGACGGAACAGTTTTTCTAATTGTTACTTACAGAAATAATGTTGAAGTCCTGTACGACGGCGTTAAAATTAAACCACCATTTACCGATGAATGA